In Perca fluviatilis chromosome 14, GENO_Pfluv_1.0, whole genome shotgun sequence, a genomic segment contains:
- the LOC120573615 gene encoding low affinity immunoglobulin gamma Fc region receptor III-like isoform X2, producing the protein MEVTALRIRLLINVLFLLCALDQTVYSVFLRVDPNRLQFFEYEPVTLHCEGVKGEVLSCRTTSRPASKQVSCNIKNVFPEDSGEYWCEAEGGERSNSVDIIVTAGSVILVSPALPVMEGEAVTLSCRNKTASFNLQADFYKNGRLISSSSTGEMTLRSVFKSDEGLYKCSISGAGESPQSWLAVRETPISSNPNSSNSTPWIVVSVLLMLLLLAVGLHLGKGYLHRVLLYLSTLTPESRLPEDQTVSVETGAADANKVTYAAVTKNRRKKDEDEFASRPIYYTLGLGDTQHLEHAAGINPSFTENAVYSSIELLSEGGALKDMFNQFSLSDEIV; encoded by the exons ATGGAGGTCACAGCTCTCCGCATCAGACTGT TGATCAATGTGTTGTTCCTGCTGTGTGCACTTGATCAGACAGTCT ATTCAGTGTTTCTTCGAGTCGACCCAAACAGGCTGCAGTTCTTTGAATATGAGCCTGTAACTTTGCATTGTGAGGGGGTCAAAGGGGAAGTACTCTCATGTAGAACTACTAGTAGGCCGGCATCCAAACAGGTGTCCTGtaacattaaaaatgtttttccagaAGACAGTGGAGAGTACTGGTGTGAGGCTGAAGGGGGGGAGAGAAGCAACAGCGTCGACATCATTGTCACTG CTGGTTCAGTGATCCTGGTGAGTCCTGCTCTtcctgtgatggagggagaagcTGTGACTCTGAGCTGCAGAAACAAAACTGCTTCTTTCAACCTCCAAGCTGATTTCTATAAAAATGGCCGCCTCATCAGTAGCAGCTCAACAGGAGAGATGACTCTCCGCAGTGTTTTCAAGTCTGATGAGGGACTCTACAAGTGCAGCATCTCTGGAGCTGGAGAATCACCACAGAGCTGGCTGGCTGTCAGAG AGACTCCCATCTCCTCCAATCCCAACTCCTCCAATTCTACCCCATGGATAGTTGTCTCTGTTCTATTGATGCTTCTGCTGTTGGCGGTGGGACTTCACCTTGGAAAAGGTTATTTGCACAGAG TATTGCTCTACCTGTCCACACTGACACCTGAATCACGCTTACCTGAGGACCAAACAG tatCTGTAGAAACCGGTGCAGCTGATGCAAACAAAGTGACGTATGCTGCCGTAACAAAAAACAGGAGGAAGAAAG ATGAGGATGAATTTGCATCTAGACCTATTTACTACACCTTGGGCCTGGGTGACACTCAACACCTGG AGCATGCAGCAGGTATCAACCCATCATTTACAGAGAATGCTGTTTACTCTTCAATCGA GTTGCTAAGTGAAGGAGGAGCTTTAAAAGACATGTTTAATCAATTTTCTTTGTCAGATGAAATTGTATGA
- the LOC120573615 gene encoding low affinity immunoglobulin gamma Fc region receptor III-like isoform X1 has product MEVTALRIRLLINVLFLLCALDQTVYSVFLRVDPNRLQFFEYEPVTLHCEGVKGEVLSCRTTSRPASKQVSCNIKNVFPEDSGEYWCEAEGGERSNSVDIIVTAGSVILVSPALPVMEGEAVTLSCRNKTASFNLQADFYKNGRLISSSSTGEMTLRSVFKSDEGLYKCSISGAGESPQSWLAVRETPISSNPNSSNSTPWIVVSVLLMLLLLAVGLHLGKGYLHRVLLYLSTLTPESRLPEDQTVSVETGAADANKVTYAAVTKNRRKKDEDEFASRPIYYTLGLGDTQHLAEHAAGINPSFTENAVYSSIELLSEGGALKDMFNQFSLSDEIV; this is encoded by the exons ATGGAGGTCACAGCTCTCCGCATCAGACTGT TGATCAATGTGTTGTTCCTGCTGTGTGCACTTGATCAGACAGTCT ATTCAGTGTTTCTTCGAGTCGACCCAAACAGGCTGCAGTTCTTTGAATATGAGCCTGTAACTTTGCATTGTGAGGGGGTCAAAGGGGAAGTACTCTCATGTAGAACTACTAGTAGGCCGGCATCCAAACAGGTGTCCTGtaacattaaaaatgtttttccagaAGACAGTGGAGAGTACTGGTGTGAGGCTGAAGGGGGGGAGAGAAGCAACAGCGTCGACATCATTGTCACTG CTGGTTCAGTGATCCTGGTGAGTCCTGCTCTtcctgtgatggagggagaagcTGTGACTCTGAGCTGCAGAAACAAAACTGCTTCTTTCAACCTCCAAGCTGATTTCTATAAAAATGGCCGCCTCATCAGTAGCAGCTCAACAGGAGAGATGACTCTCCGCAGTGTTTTCAAGTCTGATGAGGGACTCTACAAGTGCAGCATCTCTGGAGCTGGAGAATCACCACAGAGCTGGCTGGCTGTCAGAG AGACTCCCATCTCCTCCAATCCCAACTCCTCCAATTCTACCCCATGGATAGTTGTCTCTGTTCTATTGATGCTTCTGCTGTTGGCGGTGGGACTTCACCTTGGAAAAGGTTATTTGCACAGAG TATTGCTCTACCTGTCCACACTGACACCTGAATCACGCTTACCTGAGGACCAAACAG tatCTGTAGAAACCGGTGCAGCTGATGCAAACAAAGTGACGTATGCTGCCGTAACAAAAAACAGGAGGAAGAAAG ATGAGGATGAATTTGCATCTAGACCTATTTACTACACCTTGGGCCTGGGTGACACTCAACACCTGG CAGAGCATGCAGCAGGTATCAACCCATCATTTACAGAGAATGCTGTTTACTCTTCAATCGA GTTGCTAAGTGAAGGAGGAGCTTTAAAAGACATGTTTAATCAATTTTCTTTGTCAGATGAAATTGTATGA
- the LOC120573615 gene encoding low affinity immunoglobulin gamma Fc region receptor III-like isoform X4, protein MEVTALRIRLLINVLFLLCALDQTVYSVFLRVDPNRLQFFEYEPVTLHCEGVKGEVLSCRTTSRPASKQVSCNIKNVFPEDSGEYWCEAEGGERSNSVDIIVTAGSVILVSPALPVMEGEAVTLSCRNKTASFNLQADFYKNGRLISSSSTGEMTLRSVFKSDEGLYKCSISGAGESPQSWLAVRETPISSNPNSSNSTPWIVVSVLLMLLLLAVGLHLGKGYLHRVLLYLSTLTPESRLPEDQTVSVETGAADANKVTYAAVTKNRRKKDEDEFASRPIYYTLGLGDTQHLEHAAGINPSFTENAVYSSIE, encoded by the exons ATGGAGGTCACAGCTCTCCGCATCAGACTGT TGATCAATGTGTTGTTCCTGCTGTGTGCACTTGATCAGACAGTCT ATTCAGTGTTTCTTCGAGTCGACCCAAACAGGCTGCAGTTCTTTGAATATGAGCCTGTAACTTTGCATTGTGAGGGGGTCAAAGGGGAAGTACTCTCATGTAGAACTACTAGTAGGCCGGCATCCAAACAGGTGTCCTGtaacattaaaaatgtttttccagaAGACAGTGGAGAGTACTGGTGTGAGGCTGAAGGGGGGGAGAGAAGCAACAGCGTCGACATCATTGTCACTG CTGGTTCAGTGATCCTGGTGAGTCCTGCTCTtcctgtgatggagggagaagcTGTGACTCTGAGCTGCAGAAACAAAACTGCTTCTTTCAACCTCCAAGCTGATTTCTATAAAAATGGCCGCCTCATCAGTAGCAGCTCAACAGGAGAGATGACTCTCCGCAGTGTTTTCAAGTCTGATGAGGGACTCTACAAGTGCAGCATCTCTGGAGCTGGAGAATCACCACAGAGCTGGCTGGCTGTCAGAG AGACTCCCATCTCCTCCAATCCCAACTCCTCCAATTCTACCCCATGGATAGTTGTCTCTGTTCTATTGATGCTTCTGCTGTTGGCGGTGGGACTTCACCTTGGAAAAGGTTATTTGCACAGAG TATTGCTCTACCTGTCCACACTGACACCTGAATCACGCTTACCTGAGGACCAAACAG tatCTGTAGAAACCGGTGCAGCTGATGCAAACAAAGTGACGTATGCTGCCGTAACAAAAAACAGGAGGAAGAAAG ATGAGGATGAATTTGCATCTAGACCTATTTACTACACCTTGGGCCTGGGTGACACTCAACACCTGG AGCATGCAGCAGGTATCAACCCATCATTTACAGAGAATGCTGTTTACTCTTCAATCGAGTAG
- the LOC120573615 gene encoding low affinity immunoglobulin gamma Fc region receptor III-like isoform X3 codes for MEVTALRIRLLINVLFLLCALDQTVYSVFLRVDPNRLQFFEYEPVTLHCEGVKGEVLSCRTTSRPASKQVSCNIKNVFPEDSGEYWCEAEGGERSNSVDIIVTAGSVILVSPALPVMEGEAVTLSCRNKTASFNLQADFYKNGRLISSSSTGEMTLRSVFKSDEGLYKCSISGAGESPQSWLAVRETPISSNPNSSNSTPWIVVSVLLMLLLLAVGLHLGKGYLHRVLLYLSTLTPESRLPEDQTVSVETGAADANKVTYAAVTKNRRKKDEDEFASRPIYYTLGLGDTQHLAEHAAGINPSFTENAVYSSIE; via the exons ATGGAGGTCACAGCTCTCCGCATCAGACTGT TGATCAATGTGTTGTTCCTGCTGTGTGCACTTGATCAGACAGTCT ATTCAGTGTTTCTTCGAGTCGACCCAAACAGGCTGCAGTTCTTTGAATATGAGCCTGTAACTTTGCATTGTGAGGGGGTCAAAGGGGAAGTACTCTCATGTAGAACTACTAGTAGGCCGGCATCCAAACAGGTGTCCTGtaacattaaaaatgtttttccagaAGACAGTGGAGAGTACTGGTGTGAGGCTGAAGGGGGGGAGAGAAGCAACAGCGTCGACATCATTGTCACTG CTGGTTCAGTGATCCTGGTGAGTCCTGCTCTtcctgtgatggagggagaagcTGTGACTCTGAGCTGCAGAAACAAAACTGCTTCTTTCAACCTCCAAGCTGATTTCTATAAAAATGGCCGCCTCATCAGTAGCAGCTCAACAGGAGAGATGACTCTCCGCAGTGTTTTCAAGTCTGATGAGGGACTCTACAAGTGCAGCATCTCTGGAGCTGGAGAATCACCACAGAGCTGGCTGGCTGTCAGAG AGACTCCCATCTCCTCCAATCCCAACTCCTCCAATTCTACCCCATGGATAGTTGTCTCTGTTCTATTGATGCTTCTGCTGTTGGCGGTGGGACTTCACCTTGGAAAAGGTTATTTGCACAGAG TATTGCTCTACCTGTCCACACTGACACCTGAATCACGCTTACCTGAGGACCAAACAG tatCTGTAGAAACCGGTGCAGCTGATGCAAACAAAGTGACGTATGCTGCCGTAACAAAAAACAGGAGGAAGAAAG ATGAGGATGAATTTGCATCTAGACCTATTTACTACACCTTGGGCCTGGGTGACACTCAACACCTGG CAGAGCATGCAGCAGGTATCAACCCATCATTTACAGAGAATGCTGTTTACTCTTCAATCGAGTAG
- the LOC120573618 gene encoding Fc receptor-like B, which yields MEVTAFRIRLLINVLFLLCALDQKVYSVFLRVDPNRLQFFEYEPVTLHCEGVKGEVFSCGTHSRLGTKQVPCNIKSVYLEDSGEYWCEAEGGERSNSVDITVTEHSVIMVSPALPVMEGEAVILGCRNKTASFNLRADFYKDGRLISSSSTGEMTLHSVSKSDKGLYKCNISGAGESPESWLAVRAVRPETRPSSDDWFLMLRTVLPLVMMAPLLLLLGLLHCGRLGGSRSRCALTDSRTEDSQKSTEDALQATVLF from the exons ATGGAGGTCACAGCTTTCCGCATCAGACTGT TGATAAATGTGTTGTTCCTGCTGTGTGCACTTGATCAGAAAGTCT ATTCAGTCTTTCTTCGAGTCGACCCAAACAGGCTGCAGTTCTTTGAATATGAGCCTGTAACTTTGCATTGTGAGGGGGTCAAAGGGGAAGTATTCTCATGTGGAACTCATAGTAGGCTGGGAACCAAACAGGTGCCATGTAACATTAAAAGTGTTTATCTAGAAGATAGTGGGGAGTACTGGTGTGAGGCTGAAGGGGGGGAGAGAAGCAACAGCGTCGacatcactgtcactg AACATTCAGTGATCATGGTGAGTCCTGCTCTtcctgtgatggagggagaagcTGTGATTCTGGGCTGCAGAAACAAGACTGCTTCTTTCAACCTCCGAGCTGATTTCTATAAAGATGGCCGCCTCATCAGTAGTAGCTCAACAGGAGAGATGACCCTGCATAGTGTTTCCAAGTCTGATAAAGGACTTTACAAGTGCAACATCTCTGGAGCTGGTGAATCACCAGAGAGCTGGCTGGCTGTCAGAG CAGTTCGTCCAGAGACTCGTCCGTCCTCTGATGATTGGTTCCTCATGTTAAGAACCGTTCTCCCCCTGGTGATGATggctcctctgctgctgctgctgggactACTGCACTGTGGGAGACTCGGAG GGTCCAGAAGCAGATGTGCTCTGACTGACTCGAGAACGGAGGATTCTCAGAAGTCAACTGAAGACGCTCTGCAAGCGACAGTTTTATTTTGA
- the LOC120573617 gene encoding high affinity immunoglobulin gamma Fc receptor I-like isoform X1 yields the protein MEDTALCIRLLMTVFLQLGAHTQKVDGAFWIIPTRLQLFEYESVSFKCVGFDGLTGWNVLRNIKTEISTCGLSKWGVSNESSCTIKGAFPDDSGEYWCESGGGKRSISVHITVTAGSVILESPAHPVMEGEAVSLSCRNKTSSFNLRADFYKYGRLVSSSSTGEMTLRSVSKSDEGLYMCSISGVGESPESWLSIRAVPPETCSSSDDGFLMLRSVLPLVMMAPLLLLLGLLHCGRLGGARRRCAVTESRREDSQKSNEDALQTTVLF from the exons ATGGAGGACACAGCTCTCTGCATCAGACTGC TGATGACGGTGTTTCTGCAGCTGGGTGCACACACTCAGAAGGTTG ATGGAGCTTTTTGGATCATTCCAACCAGACTGCAACTCTTTGAATATGAGTCTGTCTCTTTTAAATGTGTGGGCTTCGATGGCTTGACTGGATGGAACGTTTTAAGGAATATCAAAACAGAAATTTCGACTTGTGGTTTGTCGAAGTGGGGGGTGTCGAACGAGTCGTCCTGCACCATTAAAGGTGCTTTTCCAGACGACAGCGGGGAGTACTGGTGTGAGTCTGGAGGAGGGAAGAGAAGCATCTCTGTGCACATCACTGTCACCG CTGGTTCAGTGATCCTGGAGAGTCCTGCTCAtcctgtgatggagggagaagcTGTGAGTCTGAGCTGCAGAAACAAGACATCTTCTTTCAACCTCCGAGCTGATTTCTATAAATATGGCCGCCTCGTCAGTAGCAGCTCAACAGGAGAGATGACCCTCCGCAGTGTTTCAAAGTCTGATGAAGGACTCTACATGTGCAGCATCTCTGGAGTTGGAGAATCACCAGAGAGCTGGCTCAGTATCAGAG CAGTTCCTCCAGAGACTTGTTCATCCTCCGATGATGGGTTCCTCATGTTAAGAAGCGTTCTACCCCTGGTGATGATggctcctctgctgctgctgctgggactACTGCACTGTGGGAGACTCGGAG GGGCTAGAAGAAGATGTGCTGTGACTGAATCAAGACGTGAGGATTCTCAGAAGTCAAATGAAGACGCTCTGCAAACGACAGTTTTATTTTGA
- the LOC120573617 gene encoding high affinity immunoglobulin gamma Fc receptor I-like isoform X2 yields the protein MEDTALCIRLLMTVFLQLGAHTQKVDGAFWIIPTRLQLFEYESVSFKCVGFDGLTGWNVLRNIKTEISTCGLSKWGVSNESSCTIKGAFPDDSGEYWCESGGGKRSISVHITVTAGSVILESPAHPVMEGEAVSLSCRNKTSSFNLRADFYKYGRLVSSSSTGEMTLRSVSKSDEGLYMCSISGVGESPESWLSIRVPPETCSSSDDGFLMLRSVLPLVMMAPLLLLLGLLHCGRLGGARRRCAVTESRREDSQKSNEDALQTTVLF from the exons ATGGAGGACACAGCTCTCTGCATCAGACTGC TGATGACGGTGTTTCTGCAGCTGGGTGCACACACTCAGAAGGTTG ATGGAGCTTTTTGGATCATTCCAACCAGACTGCAACTCTTTGAATATGAGTCTGTCTCTTTTAAATGTGTGGGCTTCGATGGCTTGACTGGATGGAACGTTTTAAGGAATATCAAAACAGAAATTTCGACTTGTGGTTTGTCGAAGTGGGGGGTGTCGAACGAGTCGTCCTGCACCATTAAAGGTGCTTTTCCAGACGACAGCGGGGAGTACTGGTGTGAGTCTGGAGGAGGGAAGAGAAGCATCTCTGTGCACATCACTGTCACCG CTGGTTCAGTGATCCTGGAGAGTCCTGCTCAtcctgtgatggagggagaagcTGTGAGTCTGAGCTGCAGAAACAAGACATCTTCTTTCAACCTCCGAGCTGATTTCTATAAATATGGCCGCCTCGTCAGTAGCAGCTCAACAGGAGAGATGACCCTCCGCAGTGTTTCAAAGTCTGATGAAGGACTCTACATGTGCAGCATCTCTGGAGTTGGAGAATCACCAGAGAGCTGGCTCAGTATCAGAG TTCCTCCAGAGACTTGTTCATCCTCCGATGATGGGTTCCTCATGTTAAGAAGCGTTCTACCCCTGGTGATGATggctcctctgctgctgctgctgggactACTGCACTGTGGGAGACTCGGAG GGGCTAGAAGAAGATGTGCTGTGACTGAATCAAGACGTGAGGATTCTCAGAAGTCAAATGAAGACGCTCTGCAAACGACAGTTTTATTTTGA
- the LOC120572546 gene encoding uncharacterized protein LOC120572546, producing the protein MEVTSLCIRLLMTMLLLLVAQVNFNYSQKADSSFPQVVPNRQQHFEYESIDVSCEGLEGLTGWRVMRKIKRVIKTCSSTWSTSTGPCTINNAFPASDSGEYWCEMSVKKSNTVNITVTAGSVIMGSPVLPVMEGEAVTLSCRQKQTSTNLTTQFFKDGHLMEKSSTGIMTIHNVSKSDEGLYKCRISGARESPESWLALSLLFYVGIAVFLVALLLLVGLLHYRKHQTITRDTLMSPSSFQPLPSLQTVPEEANVAVPSQTTYAVVTKPRRERVPEEANVAVPSQTTYAVVTKPRRERVPEEANVAVLVPDDICWCVTKTQNGER; encoded by the exons ATGGAGGTTACATCTCTCTGCATCAGACTGT TGATGACTATGTTGTTGCTGCTGGTCGCACAAGTTAACTTCAATTACTCTCAAAAAGCTG ATTCATCTTTTCCTCAGGTtgttccaaacagacagcagcACTTTGAATATGAGTCCATAGATGTCAGCTGTGAGGGACTGGAGGGACTGACAGGATGGAGAGTGATGAGGAAGATTAAAAGAGTTATTAAAACATGTTCTTCTACCTGGTCGACATCGACAGGACCCTGCACAATTAATAATGCCTTTCCAGCATCTGACAGTGGAGAATACTGGTGTGAAATGTcagtaaagaaaagcaacactGTCAACATCACAGTCACTG CTGGCTCTGTGATTATGGGGAGTCCTGTCCTTCCTGTGATGGAGGGGGAAGCTGTGACTCTGAGCTGCAGACAGAAGCAGACGTCCACCAATCTCACCACTCAATTCTTTAAAGATGGTCACCTCATGGAGAAGAGTTCTACAGGAATCATGACCATCCATAATGTTTCCAAGTCTGATGAAGGACTCTACAAGTGCAGAATCTCTGGAGCTAGAGAATCACCAGAGAGCTGGCTGGCT CTCTCGCTGCTGTTCTACGTCGGTATCGCTGTTTTCTTGGTGGCTTTGCTGCTGTTGGTGGGATTACTGCACTATAGGAAACATCAAACCATCACCAGAG ATACCCTAATGTCTCCTTCATCCTTCCAGCCTTTACCTTCTCTACAAACAG TGCCTGAAGAGGCCAATGTAGCTGTTCCGTCCCAGACGACATATGCTGTCGTCACAAAACCCAGAAGGGAGAGAG TGCCTGAAGAGGCCAATGTAGCTGTTCCGTCCCAGACGACATATGCTGTCGTCACAAAACCCAGAAGGGAGAGAG TGCCTGAAGAGGCCAATGTAGCTGTCCTCGTCCCAGACGACATATGCTGGTGTGTCACCAAAACCCAGAACGGAGAGAGGTAA
- the LOC120572547 gene encoding high affinity immunoglobulin gamma Fc receptor I-like translates to MEVTSLCIRLLMTMLLLLVAQVNFNYSQKADASFPRVVPNRQQHFEYESIVVSCEGLEGLSGWRVMRKIKGVIKTCSSTWSTSTGPCTINNAFPAIDSGEYWCEMGVKKSNTVNITFTAGSVILESPVLPGMEGEAVTLSCRQKQTSTNLTTQFFKDGHLMEKSSTGIMTIHNVSKSDEGLYKCRISAVRESPESWLAVRAVSVILESPVLPVKEGNNVTLSCRKETAFSHLPADFYKDGRLIRSSSTGEMTIHSVSKSDEGLYMCRISGAGESPESWLAVRAPYRETCPSSDHFRTVFTIVTVALLLLVGLLLSGKLRVKHKYLILMCKGKGSFDVENIPS, encoded by the exons ATGGAGGTTACATCTCTCTGCATCAGACTGT TGATGACTATGTTGTTGCTGCTGGTCGCACAAGTTAACTTCAATTATTCTCAAAAAGCTG ATGCATCTTTTCCTCGGGTtgttccaaacagacagcagcACTTTGAATATGAGTCCATAGTTGTCAGCTGTGAGGGACTGGAGGGACTGAGTGGATGGAGAGTGATGAGGAAGATTAAAGGAGTTATTAAAACATGTTCTTCTACCTGGTCGACATCGACAGGACCCTGCACAATTAATAATGCCTTTCCAGCGATTGACAGTGGAGAATACTGGTGTGAAATGGgagtaaagaaaagcaacactGTCAACATCACATTCACTG CTGGCTCTGTGATCCTGGAGAGTCCTGTCCTTCCTGGGATGGAGGGGGAAGCTGTGACTCTGAGCTGCAGACAGAAGCAGACGTCCACCAATCTCACCACTCAATTCTTTAAAGATGGTCACCTCATGGAGAAGAGTTCTACAGGAATCATGACCATCCATAATGTTTCCAAGTCTGATGAAGGACTCTACAAGTGCAGAATCTCTGCAGTTCGAGAATCACCAGAGAGCTGGCTGGCTGTCAGAG CTGTTTCAGTGATCCTGGAGAGTCCTGTCCTTCCTGTGAAAGAAGGAAACAATGTGACTCTGAGCTGCAGAAAGGAGACAGCTTTTTCCCACCTCCCAGCTGATTTCTATAAAGATGGCCGCCTCATCAGGAGCAGCTCTACAGGAGAGATGACCATCCACAGTGTTTCCAAGTCTGATGAAGGACTATACATGTGCAGAATCTCTGGAGCTGGAGAATCACCAGAGAGCTGGCTGGCTGTCAGAG CCCCTTATAGAGAGACTTGTCCCTCCTCAGATCACTTCAGGACTGTGTTCACCAtagtgacggtggctctgctgctgctggtgggacTGCTGCTCTCTGGGAAACTCAGAGTCAAACACAAATACCTGATACTCATGTGTAAAGGTAAAGGTAGTTTTGATGTCGAGAACATCCCATCCTGA